One window of the Candidatus Desulfofervidus auxilii genome contains the following:
- a CDS encoding transposase: protein MNICGIDIHKSFLQIAVIDSNGKIVYQERCRYSLIDIILLIAKLAKMRCMEVAMESTGCFWIPLYYEFAGRGFKAVLANPSSTKSFGSKTDMLDAVRIARRHRAGALIKSHVPKNRV, encoded by the coding sequence ATGAATATATGTGGAATAGATATACATAAATCTTTCCTTCAAATAGCTGTAATAGACTCTAATGGAAAAATAGTTTATCAGGAGAGATGCAGGTATAGCTTGATAGACATAATCTTGCTTATAGCAAAGCTTGCTAAAATGAGGTGTATGGAAGTAGCTATGGAGAGCACTGGATGCTTTTGGATACCATTATACTATGAATTTGCTGGAAGAGGGTTTAAAGCGGTTTTGGCAAACCCTTCCTCAACAAAGTCTTTTGGAAGTAAGACAGATATGCTTGATGCTGTTAGAATTGCTAGAAGACATAGGGCTGGAGCATTGATTAAAAGCCATGTACCTAAAAATAGGGTTA
- a CDS encoding DUF5678 domain-containing protein encodes MSEVNVFIEEEGYNRMKEKLLEKYEGKVVAIKNGMVIGVYDSEEEAYRDVVEKYGPIPILIKRVL; translated from the coding sequence ATGAGTGAGGTTAATGTTTTTATTGAAGAGGAAGGATATAATCGGATGAAGGAAAAGTTGCTTGAAAAATATGAGGGTAAAGTGGTTGCTATAAAGAATGGTATGGTTATCGGAGTATATGATAGTGAAGAGGAGGCATATCGAGATGTGGTTGAAAAATATGGACCTATACCTATTTTGATTAAAAGAGTTCTATAA